The sequence CATGCCGTTCTTCCAATGTGGATTTAATCTCCGAGATGACGTTAGCGACACTTAAAATATTATGTATTTGTCCGTCAATCATAGACCGTTCTTTATGTTCAATCGTGACAAGATCTTCGACATGGTAAACCTCATTATTTTCTTTTAAAATGATGCCGACGACAGAACGCGTTCCGATATCTAGTGCAAAGAGATGGTTAGACACAATAATGCACCCTTTCATCGTCAAATAATGCGAATCTTTGACAATTTGCAGAAATGACGTGACTTTTCAAAAGCTATTCTTTATACTTGGACTATTATATAAAAATGTAACATAGATTTCCCAGTTCGAAAAGGGAATGATGTGTGCGGGGAGGAGACATATTAATGACACAGAACAATTTAGAAGTTCTACGCAATTCTGTAGACGAGTTGAATACGAAGATTTTGGATTTGATTAACGAACGTACGTCAGTCGTTCAGAGTATCGGTAAAGTAAAAGAGAAGCAAGGTGTAAACAGATATGATCCGATCCGTGAGAGGGAAATGCTTAACGCGTTAGTGGAGTCGAATAAAGGTCCAATTCCGAATGGTATTCTGGAACAGATCTTTAAAGGGATTTTCATGTCAGCACTTGAAATCCAGGAGGACGAACAACGCAATGCTTTACTAGTTTCACGTCAACGTAAACCCGAAGACACGATTGTCGATGTTAATGGTCACAAAATCGGCAACGGAGAGCAGACTTTCATATTTGGTCCTTGTGCAGTTGAATCGTATGAACAGGTTCTTGCTGTAGCCAAATCCATTAAAGCTAAAGGGTTAACGATGATGAGAGGTGGAGCTTACAAACCCCGCACATCACCTTATGACTTCCAAGGTTTAGGCCTTGAAGGATTAAAAATCTTAAAACGTGTTGCAGATGAAACAGGCTTATCGATTGTTACAGAAATTATTACACCATCGCATTTGGAGGAAGCACTCGAATATATCGATGTTGTCCAAATCGGTGCTCGTAACATGCAGAACTTCGAATTGTTAAAAGAAGCAGGAATGGTGAATAAACCTGTTCTTCTCAAACGCGGTTTGGCTGCAACAATCGACGAATTCATTCATGCAGCAGAATATATTATGTCAAAAGGAAATAGCCAGATTATGCTATGTGAGCGTGGAATCCGTACATATGAACGTGCGACGCGCAATACGCTTGATATCTCAGCTGTTCCGATTCTTAAACAGGAAACACATTTACCGGTATTTGTTGACGTGACACACTCAACAGGCAGAAAAGATTTACTCTTGCCAACAGCAAAAGCTGCAATTGCAGTCGGAGCTGACGGTGTTATGGCTGAAGTGCATCCAGATCCAGCAGTCGCTTTGTCTGACTCGGCACAACAGATGGATATCCCGCAATTCGATGAATTCTATAAAGAGATTCAGCGTTTCATGAACACACACCAGACTGTTTGAAGATAGATTTACACTTTAATTATTCTGCAAATGGCGCCGGACCTTTAAAGGATCCGGTGTTTTGATTATACTGGAAGTAAGCGAATACATATTACAGTGTTAGGAAGGAGATTTGACGATGTCAATAACAATTTATGATGTTGCCAGGGAAGCTAACGTTTCGATGGCAACCGTTTCACGTGTTGTTAACGGGAATCAGAACGTAAAACCCGCGACACGGAAAAAGGTTCTCGATTGCATCGAGAGACTTGGTTACAGGCCGAATGCAGTTGCTAGAGGACTGGCCAGTAAAAAGACGACAACAATCGGCGTCATCGTGCCTGACATTTCAAAAAGCTATTACGCTGAATTGTCACGCGGAATTGCAGATATTGCGACGATGTATGAATACAACATCATTCTGTCTAATTCAGATAAGCGAATGACACGCGAAATGGAATTACTGGATGATCTACTCGGTAAGCAGGTAGACGGACTTATTTTCATGAGTGACTCTCTATCGGAAGAAATCAAAAAAGAGATGGCGACTGCTAACGTGCCAATTGTTCTTGCAGGAACGTTGGACTCATCAACAGATCTTGCGACCGTCAATATCGATCATGAACAAGCAGCTTATGATGCCGTGAAAAAGCTGATCGATAATGGTCATAAACGGATTGCTCATGTTTCTGGTCCACTTACAAGAGATATCAACCGGTATTGTAAAAAGGTCGGCTATGAACGTGCGCTTAAAGAAGCGGGCCTTCCTATTTACGAAGAATACTTTATCGAAACAGATAATACGTACGATGATGCCTATGAAAAATGGCGCCTGTTACGTAAGTTGGATGAAAAGCCGACCGCTATTTTTGCTGGTAATGATGATATTGCTGTCGGTATGATGAATGGCATCCGTGATGATGGCTATTCCATTCCTGAAGACTTTGAAGTCATCTGCTTCCAGCACACTTTACTGTCACGTGCAGTTAGACCTCAATTGACGACAATCGTCGTTCCACTTTATGATTTAGGTGCGGTATCGATGCGTTTGTTGACAAAAATGATGAATGGCGAAGAAATTGCTGAAACGAACGTTCTCTTGCCATACCGAATGGAAGAGCGTCAATCAACGAGATAATGGACTTACCGACATTTCCATAATAATAGAAGGGGAACTAGAAAAGTTCCCACTTCTATTTTTTTTGCCTACATTCTAAAATTAGTTAATAATGAACGATATTATTTCTTCAGTGATTTCTAACGATTTGTAACGCTCTTTGCAACATCTGGGCATTTTTTTCCGTAATTTCTTGTTTTCTCGGAATTGCTTCATACAAAGGATTAGGATCCTGCCACGTTTCGATGAACGGAACGGGGGATTGGTCCTGCCATGCTTGCAGCCACTCTGCAGGCAAGTTGCCTGTCGGGCTAGGTAGACGCTTCATCGCCAACCAGAGCTGTGCCCACGCTCTTGGTACAACACGCCAAATATCATAACCACCGCCACCGACAGCAATCCATCTGCCTTCACAATAGCGGTCGGCAATTTCCCTTGCAATGCGTGGAATCTGTTCATAAATATCCATCGTTCCGTATAAGTGTGTTAGCGGATCGAAATAATGCGCATCCGCACCGTTTTGTGTAAGGATGACATCTGGTTTAAAATAAGCGGCAACTTCCTCGATAGACGTTTTATATACGTCAAGGAACGATTCATCTTCCGTAAAGGCATCAATTGGAAAATTAAACGTCGTGCCATACCCTTCTCCATTTCCACGCTCGGTAATGCTTCCGGTTCCCGGAAAGAGATAACGTCCTGTTTCGTGGATGGATAGTGTACAGACATCGGGATCATCATAAAAAGTCCATTGGACACCATCACCATGATGAGCATCCGTATCTATGTAGAGAACACGTGCGTTGTATTTCTTCTGCATATATCGGATGGCGACCGAGCTATCATTGTATACACAAAAACCTGAAGCTTTTCCTTGGAACCCGTGATGTAGTCCGCCGCCAAGATTTAATGCATATTTCGATCTTCCTTCCATCACTTCATCCACAGCTGTCAATGTACTGCCGACGAGCATCGCGCTAGCCTCATGCATGTTTTTAAAAATGGGGGTATCTTCAGTCCCGATTCCATAAACTGACCCGACTTCGTTACTAATTTCACCCCGCCCAGCTTTTTTTACGATTTCGATATACTTTGCTTCATGAGCTAATAATAGTTCCTCGTCAGTGGCCATTCTTGGCGAGATAATATCCGCATCTGATATAGCGCCGGTCTTCCTTAACAAATCCAGCGTCAACACAATCCGCTTTTGGTTGAAAGGATGAGTATCCGAAAAAGAGTATCCGAGTTGTTCTTCTGAATAAATGAAAACAGCATCTTTTATCATTGGACGATGCCTGGTACATTCGGCCAGAGCACTTCGAATCCGCTATTTCGTAAACCGTCGATGACACTAAGGGGATTCATCGTTTTGACTCGAATGACGAGTATTTTATTATCCTCATTGACCTTGTCCGGGTAAACGAGGACGCTGAGAATATTCATTTTGTGTTCGTGAAAGACTTTGGATACTTCAAACAGGATACCTGGAATATTTGGAACCCGTACTTCAATTTGTGAGCCAGGCTGATGCGCTCCTGTCAATTCGATATACTTATAGAGCAGATCTGTTTCCGTAATAATACCGACGAGTTTGTTGTTTGAAACAATCGGAAGACAACCAATCTGATGATCATAAAATATGACAGCGGCCTCTTCGACAAAATCCATTGGGTGCCCAGTGATTGGATTGGTCGTCATAAGATCACCGAGTGGCGTATTGTAAACGGTTACATCTTTACTGTCGGAATAAATGGAAGGGACCGCTTCTTTCAGATCCCTATCCGTGACGACACCTACAAGCTCTCCGCTATTTGCAACGATTGCGAGGTGTCTGATTTTATGTTTAAGCATGATTGCGAGAGCATCTGAAACGGTTTGCTCTGCTGTTAATGTAATTACTTTTCTTTTCATAATTTCTTCGATTAACATTTTGTTTTGCCTCCTATCAGTACATGTAACGGTTCATGAAGCGTAGACTGTCGAATTGCTGTACGGATTCCTGATCTACGCGCTTGCCGATTTTTGCCATCAGACAATTGGCCGGGTGAGAACTAATTTCTGGATCATCCGTCGCGTAATATTCCAGTCCTCCAGCATTCATCATCTTTTCCATGACCTTCCGATATTCCCATACATTCAATTTCGTACCTTTTAAATCCCAATGCCAATAATATTCTGTTGTAATGACGATAAAGTCTTCCATCGCGTCATCCATCATGGAAACTTCAAGTAATGCTTTCCCGACGCCGCCCCCGCGAAATTTTGGCGCGACTTCGATTGCGCCAAGCTCAATGAGGTTTTTCATATTCCCTTGCGACCATCTTTCGAGTGGATCCGGGTAGAGGAAAGTCGCATAGCCCACAATTTCATTCATATCTCGAACGATAATAATACGACCTTCAGGCAAATCTGCAATTTCAATCAATGCTTTATGCTGCTGCTCAGGAGGTCTGAAAGCAACTAAATCTTTATGGAACTCGTAGTTTGCCAACTCCGAACCGGGTATCGGCCCCTCGATTATAACGTTGCCATTCTTATGTTTAACTTCCATTGCATTGTATGTTTTACTATGATTCACAGTTTTCACCGTCCCACTAATAAGTCATCTAGAATCCATTATACAGCAAGAGAGGACGATGCTGTGAAATTATTATCACAAATTAAATGACAATACTAAAGATAGTAATTTATTAGCCAATAAAGAAAAGTTGATGTAGAATTAAAAGGGTTAAACGTTGGATGAAAGGGTGATAGATTTGGACAATAGAACGTTACCGGTCATGCAAGGGGATTATCAATTACAGGATTATGAAAAGGCAGTTCAGAATTTTAAATGGTCTGATACCGAAAAGGAATTCAGCTGGCACGAAACCGGGCTAATGAATATCGCGCATGAAGCGATCGATCGACATGCGGATTCCTATCGGAAAAATAAGGTGGCACTCTTCTATAAAGACGGTACACGCAAAGAGGCATATACCTACAATGACATGAAAAGAATGTCCAATAAAGCGGCAAATGTACTGACGAATCATTCCACATTGGAAAGAGGGGACAGAATTTTTATATTTATGCCACGTTCGCCAGAACTCTATTTTTCATTACTTGGTGCATTGAAGATGGGGGCGATTGTTGGACCATTATTCGAAGCTTTCATGGAAGGTGCTGTCTATGACAGATTGTCTGATAGTGAAGCGAAAGCAATTGTGACGACACCTGAATTACTCGATAGAATACCGGTTGACAAATTGCCGCATCTGCAAACGATTTTCTTAGTCGGGGAATCTATTGAAGAGGATGATAAACATATTGATTTGAATAAACATATGAAAAAAGCATCGGCTGCTTTTCAAGTGGAGTGGTTGGAACGGGAATCGCCGACGGTATTGCATTATACATCCGGATCGACGGGGAAGCCGAAAGGTGTATTACATGTACAAGAAGCAATGATTCAACAATTCCAAACCGCAAAATGGGTACTTGACCTAAAAGATGAAGATGTCTTCTGGTGCACGGCGGATCCTGGTTGGGTCACTGGAACAGCGTATGGTGTTTTCGGTCCTATGCTTGCAGGGGCGACATCATTGATTGTCGGTGGAAGATTTTCAACGGACAATTGGTATGAAGCAATACAAGAATACGGAGTGACGGTTTGGTATAGCGCTCCGACAGCATTCCGGATGCTTATGGGGGCAGGTGCTGGGCCAGTCGGTCAATATGATCTCTCTTCACTGCGCCATATACTTTCAGTCGGGGAGCCATTAAATCCTGAAGTTATACGCTGGGGAATGGAAGTATTCAAACTTCGTATTCATGACACGTGGTGGATGACGGAAACAGGTGCCCAAACGATTTGTAACTTTGGTTCATTACCGATTAAGCTGGGTTCGATGGGTAAACCTGTGCCTGGAATTGAAGCAACCATTGTAGATAATCAAGGAAATGTGCTACCTCCTAATCGCATGGGGAATCTTGCCATTAAGAAAGGATGGCCGGCAATGATGCGCGGCATATGGAATAATGAAGAGAAATATGAATCATACTTTATGAATGATGAATGGTACGTTTCGGGCGACTCTGCTTATATGGATGAGGACGGTTACTTCTTTTTCCAGGGCAGGGTAGACGATGTAATCATGACAAGCGGCGAGCGGGTAGGTCCGTTCGAAGTGGAAAGCAAGCTTCTTGAACATCCTGCAATTATGGAAGCGGGAGTAATTGGCAAGCCGGATCCGGTCCGTGGAGAAATTATTAAAGCGTTCGTTGCACTTCATGAAGGATTTGAACCTTCTGAAGAGCTGGCTGAAGAGATTAAACAGTTCGTCAAAAAAGAATTGGCTGCACATTCTGCGCCAAAGGAAATCGAGTTTAAGGAGAAGCTTCCGAAAACAAGAAGTGGTAAAATTATGCGACGTGTCTTAAAGGCATGGGAACTCAATCTTCCGGCGGGTGATCTGTCGACGATGGAAGATTGACTTATAGACAAAAGAAAAAGCCGATGGAATGAAAAACATTCCATCGGCTATTTACGTTATTAATCATCCCCATCTTCATCTGAAGGAGGTGTACTGCCATTACCACCGCCACCATCTGAAGGAGGTGTATTGCCATTGTTGCCACCATTTGAAGGAGGCGTACTGCCATTGCCGCCCCCGCCATTGTTGTTGCCAGGAGGAGTGACAGGTGGGACATTTTCCTCTGGTTCATCCTCATCAGGTGTTTCAATTGCAGGAGGTTCAGGTGCATCAATCGTGACTCTATTGGATCCGCCAGACAATAATCCGGTTATATCCACAGTTCTGACATAATACGATCCTGGACCAACAGAAAGCGAATTCGCAGATGCATCCCTAATAGTCGCAATCCGTTCATTGTCCCGGTAAACATAATAGCCGATTACATCATCTGACGGTGAATCGCTCCACACCAATGTAGAATCGCTTAACGACAGGTTTACTGCTTCGGGTGCAACATTGTCAGCAGGGAAGACAGCACCTGATATGACGTTAGTTGAATAGGGAGAGCTTGGTGGGAACAGTTTAGAAGCATCTCCGCCCCATGCTCCGAGCATCCGGTCTATAAAGCTCTGGCTGACTCCTCTGCCTCCGGAAACGATGAATTCTGAAGGGGTCCCAGAATGAGCTAAATATTTTGCACCTTTGACGGAAACATATGAGCCGCTAATAAAACTGTCATCTGCTTCACTTGGAACCATCACCTTTGAGTTAAATAAATCGGAAGTTACTAATCCAGCAGCAGAACATTCTGCTGAAGGGGCTAGTCCAGAAATGCCGCAGAAATCTTTCGTAACGACTCCCTCAGGCTTTTCAAATTTCGAGTTTGCACCGACAAGATCAGGTTTTACTTCATTCGCCGCGTTGAGTATTTGAGCGAAGAGCATACTAGTACGTGTTGTCGGATGCATTTGTCCCGAGTTTCGTTTATACAGCTTTCGAGAATTGTCATAGTACCCAAACCATAAACCTAATGTAATATTAGGGTTATAACCGACCAGCCATGCATCGCCGTATCCTTGCGTCGTACCTGTTTTGACGGCGAGATCAGTAGTAAAGTTCATGAATTTCGGAATTTGCTGGCCAGTACCTTTAGGTTTTAGGACATCTTTCAGCATATCTGTAACAATATAAGCAGTTTCAGGGCTGAACACTTCAATCGGTTCTATTTCGTGTTCATAAATAATATTGCCTGACATGTCTTCAATACGGTCAATCATATAGGAGTCCACAAATTGTCCGTTATTCGCTAAAGTAGAGAATCCATTTGTATTCTCTTCAACGCTAACGCCACCGCGCATGCCGCCAAAAGATACGGCTGGGTAAAGATAATCCCCTGCTGTCAACTTGGAGAATTTCATTTTCGCAAGAAACTCTGCAGGTCGTTGATCGAGAATTTCTTTATAAAGTCTCGCGGTCGGCAAGTTCAGTGATTCTGCAAGCGCTCTACGTGCAGGTACTATACCGTTTTCCATTTCTGCAATGTAGTTAGTCGGACTCCAAGTACCACTGCCATCAGGGATTTCAAATTTGACATCGACAACCGGACTGCCGGCACCGATATATCCCCATTCGACTGCGGGTGCATAAACAAGAAGTGGTTTCATTGAAGAACCATTTTGTCTATACGCTTGTGTAGCATGGTTTGTTGCAATCAGTTCGTGATCACGTCCACCGATGAAAGAGAGAATCCGACCGGTTCGATTGTCTTTTATCATAGCGCCGACTTGTACAGGATCGTCTTTTAAAATCATTTCTCCAGTCGAATAATCCATTTCTTCACGCGTGTACGTAAAGCCATAATGTTCAAACTGAGCTGCGACCTGGTTAATTTTATCGTAGAGCGTCTGATCAATTGTTGAATAGATGCGGTAACCACCTGTCCGCATTTCCCGCTCTGCTAAGATTTCGTATTTTTCTTGTACTTTCTCATCTTCTACTACTCGTTCAGGATCCAATCCATCTTTTTCAGCAAGAATTTTTGCTAAAATTTTAATTGTTCGATTTTGAATTTCCTGAGTGACGTAAGGGTAGCGTTCAGTCGCACGCTTCGTCTTTTCACGGAAGTCTTTCGTAATATCATACGCAATTGCTTCTTCGTACTGTTCTTTTGTAATATAACCTGTTTCCTTCATTCGAAAAAGAACTGTCTTCATCCTGTCTACACCAGGCTTAAGATTTTCTTCCTTTTTCAATCCTCCGCCGTAATAACTGCCAAGGAATGGAGTATAGGCGAAAGGTGCTTGCGGAATTCCAGCTATATAAGCTGCCTGTGGCAAATTGAGATCTTTCGCCTTCACACCGAAAATCCCATCTGCCGCTGTTTCAATCCCTGCGATATTCTGACCAAGGGCATTTCTTCCATAAGGGATGATATTAAGATAAGCTTCAAGTATTTCATCCTTTTCCATGAAATGTTCAAGTCTCATTGCAAGCAGGATTTCTTTCGCTTTCCGTTCATAGGATACTTCATTTGTCAAAATTTGGTTTTTGATAAGTTGCTGTGTAAGCGTTGAACCACCTGTCTGACTCGATGAGTTGGAGACGTCCTGTAAAAGGCCACGGAAAATGGCTTTAGGTACAATACCTGAATGCGTTTCAAAGTATTCATCCTCTGTCGCTAAAACTGCATCGATGGCATATTGTGAAATCGCATCAAGTGTCGTTTCTTTCCGTTCGATGTCCGCATTCACCCGACCGAGATAGACATCGTTCGCAAAGTATATTTCAGATGTTTCTTCATAATTAAATATCGTATCCCGCATTTCATCTTTAGTTCGGAGTGGTTCTTTTGCGACGAGCGAAGCGAAATAACCGGCTCCAACTGATGTCGCGAAAACACCAATTGTCAATCCGACAACAAGGAAAAGGAGGAACAAGTTCCATAAGACTCCAGACGTAATGCGAATGCCTTTTGCCCAACTTTTTCTCTGTATCGTTTCGAACTTTTCCTCTATTAGATCAATCCTATTTTTACGTTTTTCACTCACATTTATTCCCCCCTAAAATCCTTCCTAATTATAGCACATTTCTTCCCAATCAATAGAAAATGTTTGACAATGGTTTTATTTAGATTAGAATAAAGGTAATATAATTTTGTATGTTGAAAAAGTCGAAGTAGGGGCGGTAGATCCGTATAGAGAGGCAGCGGTTGGTGGAAGCTGTCCGGTACATCGTTCACGAATTACAACTTTTGAGTGCAACGCTTACGCGGCGATAATGCGTCTAAAGCGGAGAAAATAATTTCTCAAGCCGGGTGGTACCGCGTTACTTTACTAAGTATATAACGTCCCTGCATGATTCCTTTGAATCGTGTAGGGACTTTTTTAATTTCATTGGAGGGATTTACTTATGAAAAACGAATTATTGGATGACTTGAAATGGCGCGGGTTGCTCTATCAGCTAA is a genomic window of Sporosarcina oncorhynchi containing:
- a CDS encoding bifunctional 3-deoxy-7-phosphoheptulonate synthase/chorismate mutase — encoded protein: MTQNNLEVLRNSVDELNTKILDLINERTSVVQSIGKVKEKQGVNRYDPIREREMLNALVESNKGPIPNGILEQIFKGIFMSALEIQEDEQRNALLVSRQRKPEDTIVDVNGHKIGNGEQTFIFGPCAVESYEQVLAVAKSIKAKGLTMMRGGAYKPRTSPYDFQGLGLEGLKILKRVADETGLSIVTEIITPSHLEEALEYIDVVQIGARNMQNFELLKEAGMVNKPVLLKRGLAATIDEFIHAAEYIMSKGNSQIMLCERGIRTYERATRNTLDISAVPILKQETHLPVFVDVTHSTGRKDLLLPTAKAAIAVGADGVMAEVHPDPAVALSDSAQQMDIPQFDEFYKEIQRFMNTHQTV
- the ccpA gene encoding catabolite control protein A, which produces MSITIYDVAREANVSMATVSRVVNGNQNVKPATRKKVLDCIERLGYRPNAVARGLASKKTTTIGVIVPDISKSYYAELSRGIADIATMYEYNIILSNSDKRMTREMELLDDLLGKQVDGLIFMSDSLSEEIKKEMATANVPIVLAGTLDSSTDLATVNIDHEQAAYDAVKKLIDNGHKRIAHVSGPLTRDINRYCKKVGYERALKEAGLPIYEEYFIETDNTYDDAYEKWRLLRKLDEKPTAIFAGNDDIAVGMMNGIRDDGYSIPEDFEVICFQHTLLSRAVRPQLTTIVVPLYDLGAVSMRLLTKMMNGEEIAETNVLLPYRMEERQSTR
- a CDS encoding acetoin utilization protein AcuC, with amino-acid sequence MKDAVFIYSEEQLGYSFSDTHPFNQKRIVLTLDLLRKTGAISDADIISPRMATDEELLLAHEAKYIEIVKKAGRGEISNEVGSVYGIGTEDTPIFKNMHEASAMLVGSTLTAVDEVMEGRSKYALNLGGGLHHGFQGKASGFCVYNDSSVAIRYMQKKYNARVLYIDTDAHHGDGVQWTFYDDPDVCTLSIHETGRYLFPGTGSITERGNGEGYGTTFNFPIDAFTEDESFLDVYKTSIEEVAAYFKPDVILTQNGADAHYFDPLTHLYGTMDIYEQIPRIAREIADRYCEGRWIAVGGGGYDIWRVVPRAWAQLWLAMKRLPSPTGNLPAEWLQAWQDQSPVPFIETWQDPNPLYEAIPRKQEITEKNAQMLQRALQIVRNH
- a CDS encoding acetoin utilization AcuB family protein, producing MLIEEIMKRKVITLTAEQTVSDALAIMLKHKIRHLAIVANSGELVGVVTDRDLKEAVPSIYSDSKDVTVYNTPLGDLMTTNPITGHPMDFVEEAAVIFYDHQIGCLPIVSNNKLVGIITETDLLYKYIELTGAHQPGSQIEVRVPNIPGILFEVSKVFHEHKMNILSVLVYPDKVNEDNKILVIRVKTMNPLSVIDGLRNSGFEVLWPNVPGIVQ
- a CDS encoding GNAT family N-acetyltransferase, yielding MNHSKTYNAMEVKHKNGNVIIEGPIPGSELANYEFHKDLVAFRPPEQQHKALIEIADLPEGRIIIVRDMNEIVGYATFLYPDPLERWSQGNMKNLIELGAIEVAPKFRGGGVGKALLEVSMMDDAMEDFIVITTEYYWHWDLKGTKLNVWEYRKVMEKMMNAGGLEYYATDDPEISSHPANCLMAKIGKRVDQESVQQFDSLRFMNRYMY
- the acsA gene encoding acetate--CoA ligase, whose protein sequence is MQGDYQLQDYEKAVQNFKWSDTEKEFSWHETGLMNIAHEAIDRHADSYRKNKVALFYKDGTRKEAYTYNDMKRMSNKAANVLTNHSTLERGDRIFIFMPRSPELYFSLLGALKMGAIVGPLFEAFMEGAVYDRLSDSEAKAIVTTPELLDRIPVDKLPHLQTIFLVGESIEEDDKHIDLNKHMKKASAAFQVEWLERESPTVLHYTSGSTGKPKGVLHVQEAMIQQFQTAKWVLDLKDEDVFWCTADPGWVTGTAYGVFGPMLAGATSLIVGGRFSTDNWYEAIQEYGVTVWYSAPTAFRMLMGAGAGPVGQYDLSSLRHILSVGEPLNPEVIRWGMEVFKLRIHDTWWMTETGAQTICNFGSLPIKLGSMGKPVPGIEATIVDNQGNVLPPNRMGNLAIKKGWPAMMRGIWNNEEKYESYFMNDEWYVSGDSAYMDEDGYFFFQGRVDDVIMTSGERVGPFEVESKLLEHPAIMEAGVIGKPDPVRGEIIKAFVALHEGFEPSEELAEEIKQFVKKELAAHSAPKEIEFKEKLPKTRSGKIMRRVLKAWELNLPAGDLSTMED
- a CDS encoding transglycosylase domain-containing protein, producing the protein MSEKRKNRIDLIEEKFETIQRKSWAKGIRITSGVLWNLFLLFLVVGLTIGVFATSVGAGYFASLVAKEPLRTKDEMRDTIFNYEETSEIYFANDVYLGRVNADIERKETTLDAISQYAIDAVLATEDEYFETHSGIVPKAIFRGLLQDVSNSSSQTGGSTLTQQLIKNQILTNEVSYERKAKEILLAMRLEHFMEKDEILEAYLNIIPYGRNALGQNIAGIETAADGIFGVKAKDLNLPQAAYIAGIPQAPFAYTPFLGSYYGGGLKKEENLKPGVDRMKTVLFRMKETGYITKEQYEEAIAYDITKDFREKTKRATERYPYVTQEIQNRTIKILAKILAEKDGLDPERVVEDEKVQEKYEILAEREMRTGGYRIYSTIDQTLYDKINQVAAQFEHYGFTYTREEMDYSTGEMILKDDPVQVGAMIKDNRTGRILSFIGGRDHELIATNHATQAYRQNGSSMKPLLVYAPAVEWGYIGAGSPVVDVKFEIPDGSGTWSPTNYIAEMENGIVPARRALAESLNLPTARLYKEILDQRPAEFLAKMKFSKLTAGDYLYPAVSFGGMRGGVSVEENTNGFSTLANNGQFVDSYMIDRIEDMSGNIIYEHEIEPIEVFSPETAYIVTDMLKDVLKPKGTGQQIPKFMNFTTDLAVKTGTTQGYGDAWLVGYNPNITLGLWFGYYDNSRKLYKRNSGQMHPTTRTSMLFAQILNAANEVKPDLVGANSKFEKPEGVVTKDFCGISGLAPSAECSAAGLVTSDLFNSKVMVPSEADDSFISGSYVSVKGAKYLAHSGTPSEFIVSGGRGVSQSFIDRMLGAWGGDASKLFPPSSPYSTNVISGAVFPADNVAPEAVNLSLSDSTLVWSDSPSDDVIGYYVYRDNERIATIRDASANSLSVGPGSYYVRTVDITGLLSGGSNRVTIDAPEPPAIETPDEDEPEENVPPVTPPGNNNGGGGNGSTPPSNGGNNGNTPPSDGGGGNGSTPPSDEDGDD